The genome window CGACGACGTCGAGATCGTCTTCTTCGAGCCAGGCGGAGCACCGACAGACGGTCGAGTGAACCGATCACGCGATGTCCCGAAGATGACGACAGGTCGTGCGGCGCTGGTCGGACTGCTAGACCGCTACCTGCTCGGCCTGCTGGATCCGTTCGTCACGTTGCTGGAAGCGCACAAGCTCATGTACTTCATGCAGGTCGCGGGCGAGCCGATGAAGCTGCGATTCAAGAAGGGTCGTTACGGACCGTACGCCGAGAACCTGCGGCACGTGCTGCACGCCGTCGAAGGCCATTTCGTCTCCGGCTACGCCGACGGCGGCGATGCCCCGGACCGGCGCTTGCAACTCGTGCCGGGCGCGCTGGAGGAGGCTCGCGCGTTTCTTGAGGGCAAGGCGGATACGCACGCGCGCTTCGCGAAGGTGTCCGAACTGGTGGACGGTTTCGAGTCGCCGTTCGGTCTGGAGTTGCTGGCCACGGTTCACTGGGTCGTGGCCGGCAAGCCAGTGGGGCTGGACCTCGACGAGGTGACCGAGCAGACCTACGCGTGGAACGACAGGAAGAAGCAGTTTTCCCAGCGGCAGATCGAGCTTGCCTTCCGCGTGCTGTCCGACAAGGGCTGGTTCACGTGAGCGAGAGTGCTCAGGTGCGGCCGCCGAGGACATCCAGCGTCCGAGCACCCCGGGCTGTTCGCTCCGTCATCACCGCCGGGCGCGTAGGCCCGCCGGCCCAAGGTCATAGCCGACCATGAACAGACCCGCCGCCAGTTCGTGAAATCCGTCCTCCCCTTCACGGAAAGTCCC of Acidobacteriota bacterium contains these proteins:
- a CDS encoding macro domain-containing protein, whose amino-acid sequence is MIMYKTGDILTEAAEALVNTVNCVGVMGRGVALQFKRAFPENFKAYAVRCKRDEMRPGDVFVFETGEIVPPRYIINFPTKRHWRGKSRLEDIESGLQSLVGEIRSRGIRSIAIPPLGSGLGGLHWPSVRKRMEKALEGLDDVEIVFFEPGGAPTDGRVNRSRDVPKMTTGRAALVGLLDRYLLGLLDPFVTLLEAHKLMYFMQVAGEPMKLRFKKGRYGPYAENLRHVLHAVEGHFVSGYADGGDAPDRRLQLVPGALEEARAFLEGKADTHARFAKVSELVDGFESPFGLELLATVHWVVAGKPVGLDLDEVTEQTYAWNDRKKQFSQRQIELAFRVLSDKGWFT